Genomic segment of Gallus gallus isolate bGalGal1 chromosome 28, bGalGal1.mat.broiler.GRCg7b, whole genome shotgun sequence:
cacagcccGCACCTGACCACGGCGACTGGACCTACGAGGAGCAGTTCAAGCAGGTAGGAGCCGAGGGGACGTGGGGGATGGAGGTGCTGCCGAGGGTTCGCTCCTTGGGTTGAGCTGAGTTTGGTGCTGCTAAGAAACCGCCTTGGGTTCCTCCGGGGTTCTGAGTCGTTTGGCTCGTGTCTGGGAGAATTGCTGGGAACGGAGGGGGAAAAATGTCACTCTGCGTTTGCAAACGTGAAGGAGCTCTTGGGTTTGCTCTTCTCCACGCTCCTGGGGTTGTTTTGGTGGGCTCTGTGCCAGCGGAGGCTGCAGCCCCCCGAGCTCCGGACTCCCTTCCACGTGCCCGGCTGTGGGCTGCACAAACCCCAGCTCGGGGCTAATAGAAGGAAACGCGTGTAAAGCGGGGCTCCCCGGGGGCTGCCCCGGCCCTTTGATGTGTGTGTTTAAGTACATCTGAGTTTagggctggggggaggggggcgagagcaaacagcagcagatgggaCCCAGATGGAGAGTGCGGTGTTTTGGGAGGGGTGTGGTGGCCGCTGCCCCTTGCTCAGCTTGGGGacaggggctgggggctgctgctggggcacggGCAGCACCGTGCCATCccactgcctctgtgctgtgggaggAAAACGGCTGCCCGGGGCTGGAGGCTGTTGCACAACTCCCGGCCTCCCCAGCAGCATGCAGCCGGGCTTGGAGAGTTGTGCAGAGTGCTGCGGCAGGGAGGGGAACACCCTGGGCTGCACTCACCTCCTGGGCGAGCGGTGCTGTAGGGTctgggggctgccctgctggctctggttggGGGAGCAGTAGGATGGGAGCTGTGTGGGTCCCGCAGTGCCTCCGCACAGCTCCTGGAGCCGCGGTGCTGGGAGCCTTTGGTGGAGCTGGGAGCCACTTGGCACCGTTTGGCGCGGCACGTGgctgagctccctgtgctgctgccatccccgTGCCCACCATCCGCAGCACGGCAGGCACTGAGGGCAGCActcagcccctgctgccccTTCCCCGTGTGCTTCACAGCAGCCCCGGTGCCTTTGGTGCTCCTCCGTAACCCCAACCTACGTCCATGTGGGTTTGACGAACACGCTGAACTTCTCCTGCGCTGTCTCGAGTGCGCACATATCCTCACCTCCTGGCGCTGCATCGTCTTTCTTCTTGTGGTTTCTCTCTTTTGTACTTCCTGTAATTAGAGAGTGGGGGACGTAATCTTTTTATCTGTGAAAAGGCTTTTAGATACCGCGGCTGTGATCTTCCTGTTTGTCACCGACTGAGCGTATCCCAGCCCTGCACGATTCTCTCCGGGAGCTCCCGGCTGTCGGTACCCAAAAGCACAACGTGGGGCTCAGTCCCACCTCTCCCACCCCAGACGGGTATGAGGTTCAATGCGTGCATCCACCCCTCTGGGCACCATTGGGACAGCTTCCCGGGTGTGCTGGAAGCACCCAGCGCTGGGGGAAGGTGCCTGCTGCCTCCGTGCCGTGGGTGGAGGCATGGAAGCAAAGCGGCCGCTCGGGGAGAGGCTTCCCCCGGCACGTCAGCTTGGATCCCGGCCTCTGGATTGAGGCCAGGGGCTGCGCTCAGCGCCCGCCCGGGAGCTCCTCCTGGCCGCCCTCCAACGCGTGCCTCCCAGCTCGCCCCGGCCCAGCTGACgggctgggaaggagcagcaggaatgTAAACACAGCGCAGGCAGGATGCGCCCGGCTCcgtggggcggggggcgcgggggctGCACccgctctgctctgtgccttaACCCAGGAGAGAGGTGCAGCGCGGAAAGACCGGACTGCGAGCgcggtgctgcagcccagggatTGAGTGGAGAGGGAttctgctgctgggggggcagtccctgggtgctgggggggttCTTTTATTTGCTCGCCCGCTGCTCGGGGCTGTGAGATGGCGTTGCTGTGATGGGGAGGTGCAGCTCGAGGAAGGCGTTATTTCTGGGttcctcttttctttattttgcagcCGAGCTCCTTGCAGGCCAGCTCTGCTGGGACGCAGCTCCGGCAGCCCCCACACCCCCGCCCTCCCTTTATGGCTGCCCGGGGAGGGCTCTGCGCTCCCCTCTGCCGGGGGGCACTTTATTGACTCATTTGGGGCAGATTCCTGCAAACCAACCCTCTGGAAGCTGCGGTGTAATGGGGCGAAGGGGAAGCGCTCGGGGTCGGGAAGCCAATGCGTGgcacctccccatccccagggaCGGCCACTGCGAGGCAGAGGTCAGCTCCTGCTGACCTGGGCGCTGCccgtgcagcagcagaacaaaggagcctgtggggctgggggctgccggGGGGTCCTCGGTGGGGAGAGGGCCGTGGCTGGGGAGGTGCAGGCTGGGGGCTCAGCTTGTTGCCCGTGCCAGGGTAGTGCCGAAACCCTTTGCTCCTGCTGGGTGTAAGCTGGTCGCTGCGCTTGTGCCGGGCTGGGTCGGGAGTGTGTCTTCTCCTACAGAGGAAAATCCCTTTTGCAGGATGATGACACTGAGACCTGCAGCAATCAGCGCCTGGGGCAGGGCATGGCTGGAGGCAATCGGGACGCTTCTGGGAACCCCCATTCCTGGGGCCCGTAGGGTTTTTTGGGCCCTTTACCCAGCGCAGGGCTCAACTCAAGGAGAGCGCAGAACACCCCAACCCACTGTGCGCATCCCTCCCCAGTAACGGAGAGCAACGTGGCCCTCGCTCTTCGTTTcgcctccctccctcttccttccttcctataAAAGCCTGCAGTGGGGCTGACCCCCTGTGCCTGTGGGGCAGGAAGAGGTTTGTGCCGGACGCCTTTCATCTCACCCCAAGTGGAATGCCGAGACCAGGGCTGGCATCAGCCAGGCAATGCCACCACATCTGAGCTCCCAGCAGCGAGCCCAGAGCTCTCAGCCAAACGTGGGCAACTGAGATAGGGCAGTCCTGGCCCCCTGGGGACTGTCCCCGTGCCCAGTggcactgcaggctgtggcCGTGGCCACGCTGGGCTGTGCTTGGGTGAATGGCTGAGCACgagcagctcagtgcctgcaAACAACCCGGCAGTGCAAAGTGCTGCGTaatgctgccctggggagcacGGAGCTGGAAGAACCTCAGCAAAGGGCCCCAGCGCGCAGTGCGGTGCCCCGGGAGAACCCCTCTCCTGACCTTTCTGTTTCGGGTGAGGATATGACTGCACCCCACTAATACTGGAAGCCTGAACCGGGGGTGCGCTCACAGCCCACGCCATCGGAGTTTCCTGTCCCTGCCCCTTTTGGAGTTTCCTGTGCTGAATGTGAAAGCCAGCTGCTGGTTGTGCACCGTGGGCAGGCGCACGGCTCTGATTCAACAGCAAGCCAGGTGTGTGCACCCCATCACCCCGCAGGGGACCCGGGGCTGCCCTGCCACGGAGGTGTGCGTGTGCCACGTTTCGGAGCTGGCAGCggggatggggttgggaggAGCTGATGGTGCCATGCACGCACTCAGGGTCACTTTGCCTCTCTGCCATCACAGCTGGGCTGTTGGTGAGAACTTGGTGCCATGACGTGGGGCTCGGTGCCGCAGGCAGGTGCTGGAGCCCCCAGAGTTCTGTTCCTGTTTGaaagaagctttaaaaagcCCACGGGGTGGGAGGAGGTTGGCTTGTGGTGAGCTGCCGGTGCTTTTAGGGGAGACGGGAGGTTTCTGAAGTGTTCCAAATTGGGATGCCTCCAACACGCTGGTAGCACGAAAACCTCAGTCCTtatctgctgctgagcagagccagtCTGAGATACGGGGTTTCAAAGTGCAACGGTtagaagaaagcaaactgaaagcaACTCGGTAACCCCGGCACGGGGCTCGTGCTGCGTCCGGCCCCGTCCCCCTCCCCTGCTCTACGGGCAGGTCTGGACAGGGAAAAACACAGCGGGCTTTTGCTGGTAGACGTGGCCTTTTCGTCCTGCTGGCAGTGAGGCGGGTCGGGGGGTAATTGCAGGCAGCCCACAGAGTTGGGTGGTTGCAACGCGAGCGTCACGGAGCTCCTGGGAATGGTGCTGTGCTCCTGGGTGGGATTCACCCCGCAAAGCTCgtgcagtggggctgagccTCGGTCTGTCCAGCGCTCCGTCTGTCCGTCCACCCGCGCGGCGCCCCGGGGGCAGGTGCCCTCAATGGTTTCATGCTGTTCACATGACTCAGGCAgcaattaaaactgaaaagggggaaatgcaAGAGGGGCCgaggaggcagaggaaatgGTGATTTCTCGCTCAAAGGCGCCCTTTGaatgcagcctgtgctgctctctgctcctcGCAGAGCGCCGGGCTCCAACGCTGCCTTTGTTCCGGATCGGCCCCCCCGATGGCTCTGGGGaatgatggggggggggggggcagttgGTTGTGCAGCCCCTGGGATGTTCATGGCTTCTGTGGTGAGCACAGCGATCCCTTCCCGTGGTCATTTGTGGTGAAGGCCTCCAGGTGCCGTCTTAAAGCTGTTCCTTGCACTGCTCATTTCTTGGGTGAAAGCCCAaatggtgcccccccccccaccttgcccagccactgccagcagctgtgggcactggggctgtgctgggagggcacGAGGGTGGCAAAGAACCCCCAGCTATGGATTTTCATCAGCTACACAGAACAGCAAACTGCCAAATGCTGCTCCTGATGGGTGCCGGAGCCTTCCCCATAAAGGAACCCCCCACAGCAGGATTGAGAGCAGCACAACCTCAGCCTGGTGGGGGTCACCgtaaggggggtggggggccaGGGCAGATGCCCCCCCCTGGAGGGGATAGGCCTCTCTTAACAACAGTGGAAGAGTCCATTTACTTTCTCTTATAATATCGATTGGAGCTTTATTGCGTTAGCGAGCCGAGCGGATGAGCTGCCCCCAGGGAGGCAGAGGGGCCTCTTCCTCGGGGGGTCCCCCCCACTGTGCCGTCCCACGGATACCCTGtggtgtttggggggggggggggggtcgggcaGATATCGTGGGGCCCCAACCCCAGGCACTCCTGCACCCGGAGGACAGCGATTGCAGCGCCTGGCAGGCAGATAACGGGGCTGaggaggaaatggggggggtatgggagagggggggggagcAGGAGAGGCACCGGGAATGCGTGGGGTGGGAGTTGAGCTGCGTGCGGATGAGTTACTTTCAAAGGCACAGTTTGCTCCTTGTTAGGGTTTTGTTTGCTATAAAGTGCAGAGCTGCAAAATCCACTGAGtgttggggggggagggggcgttGAAGGAGCCCCCTGCCCCTCTCTGTCCCCGTCCTGCTCCTTGCCACCCACTGAATGGTGTTCCTGGTGAGGGATCCGGCATGGTAATCAGCTCAGGGTGCTCCGGGAGCCTTCCCGCAGCTGTAATCCCCCAATCCCAGCCGGGGGTCAGGGACTTCTCCTCGGCTTAGCCACAGAATGCCTCCTGGCAGCCCTGGCTCAGGCATCTCAGCCGATGGGTCAGTGCCCTGGAGGTGCCACCTTCGACCGGGGCACGCTGCTCCCTGGAGCGCGCTGGGATGCCTGGCTGGCGTGTGCCAGAGAGACCCAATGTGAAAACCAGGAGTGGGAGGAGAGGACGAAGCAgggacagccctgctgctgctcgtcACACTGCGTGTctgagctggggggggtcccaaacTGCCACCTGCACCACCAGCATCCCCCCATCCTTCAGAGCCCCGGGGCTGattcacagtgctgcagaggaggcagcagccccacGGCTCCGGCACAGCTGAACCAACAGGAATAAGGGCttatttaaaagagagagagagagagagagagaaaaagggaaaaaaaaatatgttgcaGAGAATAGAGCACAAACCCTTTgtcagcaaagcaaacagccgTGCCGGGAGCGGAGCAGTTGGGCAAGGGTGCAGCGTTGCTCCATCGCCCTATTTCTGGCCGAAACCGCAGCAGAAACGCCGGGCTGCTGGGGGCGGCCGGACGTGCTGCAATCATTGGGGTGGGGGGCCCTTGGGTGGGGGGAGGCCGCTCCCCGTGTGCTCAGCCCTGATAAGGCACCTGCCTGCATGGCCGCCGTGCCGGGAGCCGTGGGCGCAGCCCCTGACCCCCTCCGTGACCCTCAGTATAAGTCCCTTAATCTCTCCACGCCTGGGTCTCTTGTCTGTAAAGTGGAGCTGATGATAATCCTGCCTTTGTCGTGGCTGCTCCTGGGCAGGGACTCTGCTCCCCGGGGTGGAGGGGGCCCTGCTGGTAcctgtgctctgcaggatgCTACGGGGCAGGGGGACGGGAGGTTTGGCCTCCTGCCTCGGTTCCCATCTGAGCATCCCCCCCCATTGGCAGTGCAGTGTTGGCCGTGGAAACGTTTCGGTGAGGTTCTGGCGTGTGTCTCAACAGATTGGCAGCCATGGTTTGTGGGGCTGACACCCACAGCTGGCCGCTGCCAGGGCCATCCGCAGCCACCGGGCTTCCCCCCGAAGGGCTGGGGGTGGCACAGCCTGACCAGGACCAGACGCCCCCAACGGGGACAGTCCGCTGTGCAGCGCCCGCTGGGACGGAGAGGCACGAGGCCTCGCATTTCAGGAACAGATTTGCAATTACACAAATCCCCAACCCTACCGGGGCTGAGAGTGGAAACCCTGGGTGACTCATCTGCTTTGGCTTACAATGATCTCCTTTCTAAGACGATCATTTACATATGGTGGAATTTAAACCCCAGCTTGCCTACAACGGCTAATTCAGCCACGCTTCTGCCCCTTCTCGCCTCTGCTCGTgcaggtgctggagctgcacgCCCTGCCCATGCACCCTCTCCATGCACCCTGCCCATGCACCATGCCTGCACACCCAACCCAGGCGTgcatgcagccagcagtgcccccCATACGGTCCCAGCTCTAGGGTGGGTTCCCCCCACAGAGCCACGCACTTGTGGTGCTGGGGTGTTGCTGCCTTGGACACGCTTTCTCAATACTTACTGACGGCACTGAATTAATATTTGCACAGGGTCAGGTGTGATAGAGAGCATGTGTCAAGGGCATGCACAAACACATACGTGGCGAAGGGCTGTGGGAGCCGCTGGTGGGAGCTGACTTCCAAATGACCTTTCCTGGGCGGCAGCTTTTGGCTGGCAAGAGAGGAACTGCCCCAAAGCAGCgtgctgccagggctgccccccaccgtggggtggctgtggggtggccgTGGCAGCCGGGTTGCTCTGGCATGGGGTGGAGAGGGGCTCCGTGGAGACCTCTCTGCAGCCCACGCTGCGCTGTGCCGTTTGCATTCCAGCCGTGAACCCTCTGTGCTTTTATTGGAGCCGGGGCCCCGCGAGCTGCCACCAGTGCTCAGTCCAAAAGAGTCGTTTAAAATGCAATTGCAGCAGAATTCACTTCCtcctttgcaaaaaaaaaaaaaaaaaaaaaaaaaaaacaaacagggaaaTAAGCAACCACCCAACTGTCCCCACGGTGCTGGAGCTCGGTCTGAACCCAGCCGTGGTGAAAGCGCAGTGGCACCGAATGGCACCAAGCCCTCGGCCAGCGgtccctgcacagcactggagTGGTGCTCCAGGCCTGGGGTGGCTCAGACCCTTGGGGAGGGCCATGCAGTGCAGGCAGGGACCTGGGCGGGCTGTTCCTTCtgctctctctcccctccctgctgcttaaGCCGACAGAACCGGCTGAGCCGTTCCCATCTCGGGCGGGTGCTGGGCGCCTTTCCGCCGCCGCCAGCCCCGGTGACTTGGTGGTGCTTGGCATAGAGGGGGGGCAGGATCAGCCCCTCTACATGTGGGGCGGGTGGCTGACACGGGGCGGACAATGGGGGGTCAGGGAGGTTAAACGGTGACTAATTCGCTCTTTCAGTGTCTCCCTCTGCGTCGTGGTGACACCCGCATTGTTGGCGCTGACACCGGCCCGCGTCCTCCAGCTGGCGGTGATGGGATGTGTCCCCGTGCAGTGCCCTGTGGCAGGGACAGcagtggaggagcagcacagggggctgggacccccaccccagtGGGAGACCAGGCTAGGGAGGGCAGGAGATGCCCGATGTCTGAGTTGGGGACGGTGTGATGGGCTCCTGCTCATCCCTGTGCCCTGCCCCGTGTCCCAGGGGGATGGCTTTGGTGTGCCACTGCAGGAGGGCTTCAGCACGCAGCTGTAGCTGGGTTTGGGATGGATCGAGGCACAGCAGAGGGGATGTGGCCATAGCAGCACTCAGGGATTTTACTGCTGTTGGCATCAGGAGGGGTTTGCAGCCCTTCTGAGAAATGAGGAGCAGGATTACCCACGTGGTATGGGAACGATGACACCGCCAAGGGTGCCCCTGGGATCTGCCACCCtatgggtgctgctgccccttGCCCAAGGGAATGGCACGACAGGCACCTGCGACGGGGCCCCGTTGCCCCCACTCTGGGACGTGGCCGATCTGTGGAGGGGACAATGCTGGGAACCAGAGGGAACAATAGAGCCAACGGGAAGCGCAGCACTGACGACCCTGTAAACCTCTCCCGGCAAACGTACCCAGGCTCCCCCTCCGGAAAGGGGCCCTCTCTGGGCTGCCCCGGGGATGGGGAGCGCCCGTGCCCCCCCGCGCCCCAAGCACTGAGCTCAGGCAGCAGGAATCCAGCTGGGCCAGTCAGCAGGCTCCTGCAGCACGGCCGCCTGCAGTGCCGCCGCTGAGGCTGCCCCAGCCGTGTGCAGACCCCCACCCATGGGGagctctgcctctctgctgcttccaggcTCCCTCGGACCCTGCTTTTGGGGAGGGGGTTGAGCCCGGGCACGGTGCATCCCCTTGGGATCGCTGGGGAGTCAGGAGCGCTTGCAtagggcagggatggggacagcccTGTGGTGGGAGGTGACCCTGTCCCTAAGTTGAGCAGTTTATCTGCCCACGGGATCAGGGATGTTCACCCTTCCTGCTGCTCGAGGGATGGGTGGAAAGGAGCCAGCCGCGCTCATCACGCGGTCAGCCGATACGAACATGAtatcccagcacagctgctgggcGGGCAGCAGCCCCTTCCGCAGTCCCCCTGGCAGCTGAACACCCTTGGGGCCGGGAGGGTCACACTGTTGTCCCCCTGGGTATGCCTATGTGATGCCTGTGGACCCCGAGATGTGCAAACTGCACTGAGGGCACCGGGTGCCccaaagcagcggcacagcttTCCGGGAAACCATGTTGGAGCAGCGTCATCCGAAACACTTTATTTCAGGGTTCGTCACCAGAACATGACTCTGGTTTTTACtaatgactttctttttctaaagaattccacctccccacccccaaccAGCTCTGTGCCCCGAAACCAGGCACCGGTGTGAGCAGCGCAGGGCCGAAGCTTTGCAGTGGGAGGCACTGCGGGATGCCAAGGAGTGGGTGGGGGTCCTCACGGAGTGGGGgtcaggagctgcagggaaagcCCTCTCCAAGCGTATACTCTCCATGCAACACCTCCTGGCAGCTGAATTGCCGCCTGCTTCACtcctctgctgtcagcagcaaaaGTGCTGCAGCTCCGGAGGGAAAGAGAAGGGCAGAGCAAAGCCCTCGGTCACTCCAGCcatgctgaaacacatcacagcgtgctcagctctgctgctgctgcatggagcGGGCTGGTGGCCGCTGGgtttccctctgctcccagaaaGCTCCTGCATCGTGCTTTATTTGTGTGGGTGgttgtgtgggtttttctccctgaacagCAGTCCTGACTGTTTTATTCCCCGTAGCATTCAGCCCATTGCTGGTGGGGATTTCAGGGCacctggggtgggggggttccCCCCACCAGCACGCAGACTGCACATCACAATGGgctgggaagagaaaggaggaaagcagtgaGTGCGGAACCTTCCTGGTGGTGGGAAAAAAGGCCATGGAAACGATTCCCTGGGGCTTGGAAACTCagaactgcagcactgtggttCGGGTCCTGGCACTGCGGCAGAGCGAGCCCGGTGAGATCGGCACAGGTCCCGCAGGGGCCACACTGCAGGAGCCTCATTACCAGCAGCCTCGTTAACAGCCGCCTCCTGGCTTTAATTGCCATGGGTGCTCGCAGGGAGGCCTCCCAATGCGTTCGTTATCTTGGCAGAGCCCAGCTCTTCCTGTGCTGCCGCCGCTGCTCTCCGGCATTCCTGGCATTGCCGAGAGGCTGCTTTCCGGGAGTCCTTGGGAAGCCAGCGGGTCAGGGTTTTTGTGTAACCGGGTTTGAAGGGCTGAGCTGGCCATCCACACCGTGCCCGGATCCTGCGGGCTGAAGCTCAGCACTCCTCCTGCCCAGGAAACGGCCACATGGCACCGCAGTGCGCACAGAGCGCGGTGACTGCCGGTGACGCCGGGCACCACTCgtgggctggaggagctgcggTGTGGGCACCTTCATTCCCCTCTGTCCTGGGGGTGGCTCCGCTCTAAGAGGATATTGTGGGGGCAGCTGTGTGACAGATTAAGCCATTTCCACCTCCCTAATGATGAGATGTAAATCTATCAGCTCAGAGCGGCCCCGGCTCGCACCGCACCAGGCTGGCACGCACTGCACCGCGGCACCTGCTGCTCTCGGTGCGGCCGGCGCACGGTTTCACACGATGCTGAAACGAGAATGAGTTTCAGTTCCTCCTGGTTTATTTTAGCTCCGATTGCTGTGTGCTGACAGGAGGGGATGGGTGCGTGTGGTCGGAGGTGTCCGGGGGAAAACGAGATGCCGTCAGTGGAAGGAAATCCTGCGAGGGGCCAAGGAA
This window contains:
- the LOC101750993 gene encoding uncharacterized protein LOC101750993 → MAAVPGAVGAAPDPLRDPQYKSLNLSTPGSLVCKVELMIILPLSWLLLGRDSAPRGGGGPAGTCALQDATGQGDGRFGLLPRFPSEHPPPLAVQCWPWKRFGEVLACVSTDWQPWFVGLTPTAGRCQGHPQPPGFPPKGWGWHSLTRTRRPQRGQSAVQRPLGRRGTRPRISGTDLQLHKSPTLPGLRVETLGDSSALAYNDLLSKTIIYIWWNLNPSLPTTANSATLLPLLASARAGAGAARPAHAPSPCTLPMHHACTPNPGVHAASSAPHTVPALGWVPPTEPRTCGAGVLLPWTRFLNTY